In the genome of Thunnus maccoyii chromosome 15, fThuMac1.1, whole genome shotgun sequence, one region contains:
- the atp1a3a gene encoding sodium/potassium-transporting ATPase subunit alpha-3a isoform X1 translates to MGYGRSDSYRVATTQDKDEKESPKKKGGKDLDDLKKEVPITEHKMSVEEVCRKYNTDIVQGLTNAKAAEYLARDGLNALTPPPTTPEWVKFCRQLFGGFSILLWIGAILCFLAYAIQAATEDEPAGDNLYLGIVLSAVVIITGCFSYFQEAKSSKIMESFKNMVPQQALVIREGEKMQINAEQVVAGDLVEVKGGDRIPADLRIISSHGCKVDNSSLTGESEPQTRSPDCTHDNPLETRNIAFFSTNCVEGTARGIVVCTGDRTVMGRIATLTSGLETGKTPIAKEIEHFIHIITGVAVFLGVTFFILSIILGYSWLEAVIFLIGIIVANVPEGLLATVTVCLTLTAKRMARKNCLVKNLEAVETLGSTSTICSDKTGTLTQNRMTVAHMWFDNQIHEADTTEDQSGSSFDKSSTTWVSLARIAALCNRAAFKAGQESLPILKRDVAGDASESALLKCIELSCGSVKTMRDKNKKVAEIPFNSTNKYQLSIHESEDENDNRYLLVMKGAPERILDRCSTIMLQGKEQPMDDEMKEAFQNAYLELGGLGERVLGFCHLFMPEDKYPKGFAFDTDDVNFQTDNLCFVGLMSMIDPPRAAVPDAVGKCRSAGIKVIMVTGDHPITAKAIAKGVGIISEGNETVEDIAARLNIPVSQVNPRDAKACVIHGTDLKDLSQEQMDDILRNHTEIVFARTSPQQKLIIVEGCQRQGAIVAVTGDGVNDSPALKKADIGVAMGISGSDVSKQAADMILLDDNFASIVTGVEEGRLIFDNLKKSIAYTLTSNIPEITPFLFFILVNIPLPLGTITILCIDLGTDMVPAISLAYEAAESDIMKRQPRNPLRDKLVNERLISIAYGQIGMIQALGGFFAYFVIMAENGFLPSVLVGIRLNWDDRSNNDLEDSYGQQWTYEQRKIVEFTCHTAFFVSIVVVQWADVIICKTRRNSVFQQGMRNKILIFGLFEETALAAFLSYCPGMDLALRMYPLKPSWWFCAFPYSFLIFVYDEIRKLILRRNPGGWVEKETYY, encoded by the exons TATGGACGGTCGGACAGCTACCGCGTGGCCACCACGCAGGACAAGGATGAGAAGGAATCCCCCAAAAAGAAGGGAGGCAAGGACTTGGATGACCTCAAGAAGGAAGTTCCCATT ACGGAACACAAAATGTCTGTTGAGGAGGTTTGCCGAAAATACAACACTGATATCGTCCAG GGTTTGACCAATGCCAAGGCAGCAGAGTACCTGGCCAGAGACGGCCTCAACGCCCTGActccaccccccaccaccccagAGTGGGTCAAGTTCTGTCGCCAGCTGTTTGGCGGCTTCTCCATCCTGCTGTGGATCGGTGCCATCCTCTGTTTCCTGGCCTACGCCATCCAGGCCGCCACAGAGGATGAGCCTGCTGGGGATAAC TTGTACCTGGGTATCGTGCTGTCAGCTGTCGTCATCATCACCGGCTGCTTCTCCTACTTTCAAGAAGCTAAGAGCTCCAAGATCATGGAGTCCTTTAAGAACATGGTCCCTCAG CAAGCCCTTGTGATCCGTGAGGGAGAGAAGATGCAGATCAATGCTGAACAGGTGGTGGCAGGAGACCTGGTGGAGGTGAAAGGTGGAGACAGGATCCCAGCTGACCTCCGCATCATTTCCTCCCATGGCTGCAAG GTGGACAACTCATCCCTGACTGGTGAATCAGAGCCCCAGACCAGGTCACCTGACTGTACCCATGACAACCCCCTGGAAACCCGCAACATTGCCTTCTTCTCCACCAACTGTGTCGAGG gAACAGCGCGTGGTATTGTCGTATGTACTGGCGATCGTACAGTGATGGGTCGCATTGCCACCCTCACCTCAGGCCTGGAGACTGGCAAG ACACCCATCGCCAAGGAGATCGAGCACTTCATCCACATCATCACGGGTGTGGCTGTTTTCCTCGGCGTGACCTTCTTCATCCTGTCAATCATCCTGGGTTATTCCTGGCTGGAGGCTGTTATCTTCCTCATCGGTATCATTGTAGCTAATGTTCCTGAGGGACTGCTGGCTACAGTCACT gtgtgtctgaCACTGACCGCTAAGCGAATGGCTCGTAAGAACTGCCTGGTAAAGAACTTGGAGGCTGTGGAGACGCTGGGCTCCACCTCCACCATCTGCTCTGACAAGACAGGCACCCTGACCCAGAACAGGATGACCGTGGCCCACATGTGGTTCGACAACCAGATCCATGAGGCCGACACCACTGAGGACCAGTCTG GCTCCTCCTTCGACAAGAGCTCCACAACATGGGTGTCTTTGGCCCGCATTGCTGCCCTGTGCAACCGTGCTGCGTTCAAGGCTGGTCAGGAATCTTTACCCATCCTTAAGCGTGACGTGGCCGGCGATGCCTCAGAGTCAGCCCTGCTGAAGTGTATTGAGCTGTCCTGTGGTTCCGTCAAGACCATGAGGGACAAGAACAAGAAGGTGGCTGAGATACCCTTCAACTCTACAAACAAGTACCAG CTCTCAATTCACGAaagtgaggatgaaaatgacaaCCGCTACCTGCTGGTCATGAAGGGAGCTCCAGAGAGGATCCTCGACCGCTGCTCCACCATCATGCTACAGGGCAAAGAGCAGCCCATGGACGATGAGATGAAGGAGGCCTTCCAGAACGCCTATCTGGAACTGGGAGGACTGGGAGAGAGAGTACTGG GTTTCTGCCACCTGTTCATGCCAGAAGACAAGTACCCCAAAGGTTTTGCCTTTGACACAGATGACGTCAACTTCCAGACAGACAACCTTTGCTTTGTGGGCCTCATGTCCATGATTGACCCTCCCCGTGCTGCCGTCCCTGACGCCGTGGGCAAATGCCGCTCCGCTGGCATCAAG GTTATTATGGTGACTGGTGATCACCCAATCACAGCCAAAGCCATTGCTAAGGGTGTGGGTATTATCTCCGAGGGCAATGAGACAGTGGAAGACATCGCTGCACGCCTCAACATCCCCGTCAGCCAGGTCAACCCAAG GGATGCCAAGGCCTGTGTAATCCATGGTACAGATCTGAAAGACCTCTCTCAGGAGCAGATGGACGATATTTTGAGGAACCACACAGAGATCGTCTTCGCCAGAACCTCCCCACAACAGAAACTCATCATTGTAGAAGGCTGCCAAAGACAG GGTGCCATCGTGGCTGTGACAGGTGATGGTGTAAATGACTCTCCAGCCCTGAAGAAGGCTGACATCGGTGTTGCCATGGGAATCTCTGGCTCAGACGTGTCCAAACAAGCCGCTGACATGATCCTGCTGGACGACAACTTTGCTTCCATCGTCACTGGAGTAGAGGAAG GCCGTCTGATCTTTGACAACCTGAAGAAGTCCATCGCCTACACTCTGACCAGCAACATCCCAGAGATCACCCCCTTCCTGTTCTTCATCCTGGTCAATATCCCACTGCCTCTGGGCACCATCACCATCCTCTGCATTGACCTGGGAACTGACATG GTACCAGCCATCTCTCTCGCTTatgaggcagcagagagtgaCATCATGAAGCGCCAGCCCAGGAACCCACTGAGGGACAAACTGGTCAATGAGAGACTTATCAGTATCGCCTATGGACAGATTG GTATGATCCAAGCTCTTGGTGGCTTCTTTGCCTATTTTGTCATCATGGCTGAAAATGGTTTTCTGCCGTCTGTGCTTGTCGGCATCCGGCTCAACTGGGATGATCGCTCCAACAACGACCTGGAAGACAGCTACGGGCAGCAATGG ACCTATGAGCAGCGCAAGATTGTGGAGTTCACTTGCCACACAGCCTTCTTCGTCAGTATTGTGGTGGTACAGTGGGCAGATGTCATCATCTGCAAGACCAGACGTAACTCTGTGTTCCAGCAGGGCATGAG AAATAAGATTTTGATCTTTGGCCTGTTTGAGGAAACAGCTCTTGCTGCTTTCCTGTCCTACTGCCCCGGTATGGACCTGGCACTACGGATGTACCCACTCAA GCCCAGTTGGTGGTTCTGTGCGTTTCCGTACAGTTTCCTCATCTTTGTTTACGATGAGATCCGAAAACTCATCCTTCGCCGAAACCCCGGCG GCTGGGTGGAAAAAGAGACATACTATTAA
- the atp1a3a gene encoding sodium/potassium-transporting ATPase subunit alpha-3a isoform X2, with product MGYGRSDSYRVATTQDKDEKESPKKKGGKDLDDLKKEVPITEHKMSVEEVCRKYNTDIVQGLTNAKAAEYLARDGLNALTPPPTTPEWVKFCRQLFGGFSILLWIGAILCFLAYAIQAATEDEPAGDNLYLGIVLSAVVIITGCFSYFQEAKSSKIMESFKNMVPQQALVIREGEKMQINAEQVVAGDLVEVKGGDRIPADLRIISSHGCKVDNSSLTGESEPQTRSPDCTHDNPLETRNIAFFSTNCVEGTARGIVVCTGDRTVMGRIATLTSGLETGKTPIAKEIEHFIHIITGVAVFLGVTFFILSIILGYSWLEAVIFLIGIIVANVPEGLLATVTVCLTLTAKRMARKNCLVKNLEAVETLGSTSTICSDKTGTLTQNRMTVAHMWFDNQIHEADTTEDQSGSSFDKSSTTWVSLARIAALCNRAAFKAGQESLPILKRDVAGDASESALLKCIELSCGSVKTMRDKNKKVAEIPFNSTNKYQLSIHESEDENDNRYLLVMKGAPERILDRCSTIMLQGKEQPMDDEMKEAFQNAYLELGGLGERVLGFCHLFMPEDKYPKGFAFDTDDVNFQTDNLCFVGLMSMIDPPRAAVPDAVGKCRSAGIKVIMVTGDHPITAKAIAKGVGIISEGNETVEDIAARLNIPVSQVNPRDAKACVIHGTDLKDLSQEQMDDILRNHTEIVFARTSPQQKLIIVEGCQRQGAIVAVTGDGVNDSPALKKADIGVAMGISGSDVSKQAADMILLDDNFASIVTGVEEGRLIFDNLKKSIAYTLTSNIPEITPFLFFILVNIPLPLGTITILCIDLGTDMVPAISLAYEAAESDIMKRQPRNPLRDKLVNERLISIAYGQIGMIQALGGFFAYFVIMAENGFLPSVLVGIRLNWDDRSNNDLEDSYGQQWTYEQRKIVEFTCHTAFFVSIVVVQWADVIICKTRRNSVFQQGMR from the exons TATGGACGGTCGGACAGCTACCGCGTGGCCACCACGCAGGACAAGGATGAGAAGGAATCCCCCAAAAAGAAGGGAGGCAAGGACTTGGATGACCTCAAGAAGGAAGTTCCCATT ACGGAACACAAAATGTCTGTTGAGGAGGTTTGCCGAAAATACAACACTGATATCGTCCAG GGTTTGACCAATGCCAAGGCAGCAGAGTACCTGGCCAGAGACGGCCTCAACGCCCTGActccaccccccaccaccccagAGTGGGTCAAGTTCTGTCGCCAGCTGTTTGGCGGCTTCTCCATCCTGCTGTGGATCGGTGCCATCCTCTGTTTCCTGGCCTACGCCATCCAGGCCGCCACAGAGGATGAGCCTGCTGGGGATAAC TTGTACCTGGGTATCGTGCTGTCAGCTGTCGTCATCATCACCGGCTGCTTCTCCTACTTTCAAGAAGCTAAGAGCTCCAAGATCATGGAGTCCTTTAAGAACATGGTCCCTCAG CAAGCCCTTGTGATCCGTGAGGGAGAGAAGATGCAGATCAATGCTGAACAGGTGGTGGCAGGAGACCTGGTGGAGGTGAAAGGTGGAGACAGGATCCCAGCTGACCTCCGCATCATTTCCTCCCATGGCTGCAAG GTGGACAACTCATCCCTGACTGGTGAATCAGAGCCCCAGACCAGGTCACCTGACTGTACCCATGACAACCCCCTGGAAACCCGCAACATTGCCTTCTTCTCCACCAACTGTGTCGAGG gAACAGCGCGTGGTATTGTCGTATGTACTGGCGATCGTACAGTGATGGGTCGCATTGCCACCCTCACCTCAGGCCTGGAGACTGGCAAG ACACCCATCGCCAAGGAGATCGAGCACTTCATCCACATCATCACGGGTGTGGCTGTTTTCCTCGGCGTGACCTTCTTCATCCTGTCAATCATCCTGGGTTATTCCTGGCTGGAGGCTGTTATCTTCCTCATCGGTATCATTGTAGCTAATGTTCCTGAGGGACTGCTGGCTACAGTCACT gtgtgtctgaCACTGACCGCTAAGCGAATGGCTCGTAAGAACTGCCTGGTAAAGAACTTGGAGGCTGTGGAGACGCTGGGCTCCACCTCCACCATCTGCTCTGACAAGACAGGCACCCTGACCCAGAACAGGATGACCGTGGCCCACATGTGGTTCGACAACCAGATCCATGAGGCCGACACCACTGAGGACCAGTCTG GCTCCTCCTTCGACAAGAGCTCCACAACATGGGTGTCTTTGGCCCGCATTGCTGCCCTGTGCAACCGTGCTGCGTTCAAGGCTGGTCAGGAATCTTTACCCATCCTTAAGCGTGACGTGGCCGGCGATGCCTCAGAGTCAGCCCTGCTGAAGTGTATTGAGCTGTCCTGTGGTTCCGTCAAGACCATGAGGGACAAGAACAAGAAGGTGGCTGAGATACCCTTCAACTCTACAAACAAGTACCAG CTCTCAATTCACGAaagtgaggatgaaaatgacaaCCGCTACCTGCTGGTCATGAAGGGAGCTCCAGAGAGGATCCTCGACCGCTGCTCCACCATCATGCTACAGGGCAAAGAGCAGCCCATGGACGATGAGATGAAGGAGGCCTTCCAGAACGCCTATCTGGAACTGGGAGGACTGGGAGAGAGAGTACTGG GTTTCTGCCACCTGTTCATGCCAGAAGACAAGTACCCCAAAGGTTTTGCCTTTGACACAGATGACGTCAACTTCCAGACAGACAACCTTTGCTTTGTGGGCCTCATGTCCATGATTGACCCTCCCCGTGCTGCCGTCCCTGACGCCGTGGGCAAATGCCGCTCCGCTGGCATCAAG GTTATTATGGTGACTGGTGATCACCCAATCACAGCCAAAGCCATTGCTAAGGGTGTGGGTATTATCTCCGAGGGCAATGAGACAGTGGAAGACATCGCTGCACGCCTCAACATCCCCGTCAGCCAGGTCAACCCAAG GGATGCCAAGGCCTGTGTAATCCATGGTACAGATCTGAAAGACCTCTCTCAGGAGCAGATGGACGATATTTTGAGGAACCACACAGAGATCGTCTTCGCCAGAACCTCCCCACAACAGAAACTCATCATTGTAGAAGGCTGCCAAAGACAG GGTGCCATCGTGGCTGTGACAGGTGATGGTGTAAATGACTCTCCAGCCCTGAAGAAGGCTGACATCGGTGTTGCCATGGGAATCTCTGGCTCAGACGTGTCCAAACAAGCCGCTGACATGATCCTGCTGGACGACAACTTTGCTTCCATCGTCACTGGAGTAGAGGAAG GCCGTCTGATCTTTGACAACCTGAAGAAGTCCATCGCCTACACTCTGACCAGCAACATCCCAGAGATCACCCCCTTCCTGTTCTTCATCCTGGTCAATATCCCACTGCCTCTGGGCACCATCACCATCCTCTGCATTGACCTGGGAACTGACATG GTACCAGCCATCTCTCTCGCTTatgaggcagcagagagtgaCATCATGAAGCGCCAGCCCAGGAACCCACTGAGGGACAAACTGGTCAATGAGAGACTTATCAGTATCGCCTATGGACAGATTG GTATGATCCAAGCTCTTGGTGGCTTCTTTGCCTATTTTGTCATCATGGCTGAAAATGGTTTTCTGCCGTCTGTGCTTGTCGGCATCCGGCTCAACTGGGATGATCGCTCCAACAACGACCTGGAAGACAGCTACGGGCAGCAATGG ACCTATGAGCAGCGCAAGATTGTGGAGTTCACTTGCCACACAGCCTTCTTCGTCAGTATTGTGGTGGTACAGTGGGCAGATGTCATCATCTGCAAGACCAGACGTAACTCTGTGTTCCAGCAGGGCATGAGGTaa
- the atp1a3a gene encoding sodium/potassium-transporting ATPase subunit alpha-3a isoform X3, whose product MSVEEVCRKYNTDIVQGLTNAKAAEYLARDGLNALTPPPTTPEWVKFCRQLFGGFSILLWIGAILCFLAYAIQAATEDEPAGDNLYLGIVLSAVVIITGCFSYFQEAKSSKIMESFKNMVPQQALVIREGEKMQINAEQVVAGDLVEVKGGDRIPADLRIISSHGCKVDNSSLTGESEPQTRSPDCTHDNPLETRNIAFFSTNCVEGTARGIVVCTGDRTVMGRIATLTSGLETGKTPIAKEIEHFIHIITGVAVFLGVTFFILSIILGYSWLEAVIFLIGIIVANVPEGLLATVTVCLTLTAKRMARKNCLVKNLEAVETLGSTSTICSDKTGTLTQNRMTVAHMWFDNQIHEADTTEDQSGSSFDKSSTTWVSLARIAALCNRAAFKAGQESLPILKRDVAGDASESALLKCIELSCGSVKTMRDKNKKVAEIPFNSTNKYQLSIHESEDENDNRYLLVMKGAPERILDRCSTIMLQGKEQPMDDEMKEAFQNAYLELGGLGERVLGFCHLFMPEDKYPKGFAFDTDDVNFQTDNLCFVGLMSMIDPPRAAVPDAVGKCRSAGIKVIMVTGDHPITAKAIAKGVGIISEGNETVEDIAARLNIPVSQVNPRDAKACVIHGTDLKDLSQEQMDDILRNHTEIVFARTSPQQKLIIVEGCQRQGAIVAVTGDGVNDSPALKKADIGVAMGISGSDVSKQAADMILLDDNFASIVTGVEEGRLIFDNLKKSIAYTLTSNIPEITPFLFFILVNIPLPLGTITILCIDLGTDMVPAISLAYEAAESDIMKRQPRNPLRDKLVNERLISIAYGQIGMIQALGGFFAYFVIMAENGFLPSVLVGIRLNWDDRSNNDLEDSYGQQWTYEQRKIVEFTCHTAFFVSIVVVQWADVIICKTRRNSVFQQGMRNKILIFGLFEETALAAFLSYCPGMDLALRMYPLKPSWWFCAFPYSFLIFVYDEIRKLILRRNPGGWVEKETYY is encoded by the exons ATGTCTGTTGAGGAGGTTTGCCGAAAATACAACACTGATATCGTCCAG GGTTTGACCAATGCCAAGGCAGCAGAGTACCTGGCCAGAGACGGCCTCAACGCCCTGActccaccccccaccaccccagAGTGGGTCAAGTTCTGTCGCCAGCTGTTTGGCGGCTTCTCCATCCTGCTGTGGATCGGTGCCATCCTCTGTTTCCTGGCCTACGCCATCCAGGCCGCCACAGAGGATGAGCCTGCTGGGGATAAC TTGTACCTGGGTATCGTGCTGTCAGCTGTCGTCATCATCACCGGCTGCTTCTCCTACTTTCAAGAAGCTAAGAGCTCCAAGATCATGGAGTCCTTTAAGAACATGGTCCCTCAG CAAGCCCTTGTGATCCGTGAGGGAGAGAAGATGCAGATCAATGCTGAACAGGTGGTGGCAGGAGACCTGGTGGAGGTGAAAGGTGGAGACAGGATCCCAGCTGACCTCCGCATCATTTCCTCCCATGGCTGCAAG GTGGACAACTCATCCCTGACTGGTGAATCAGAGCCCCAGACCAGGTCACCTGACTGTACCCATGACAACCCCCTGGAAACCCGCAACATTGCCTTCTTCTCCACCAACTGTGTCGAGG gAACAGCGCGTGGTATTGTCGTATGTACTGGCGATCGTACAGTGATGGGTCGCATTGCCACCCTCACCTCAGGCCTGGAGACTGGCAAG ACACCCATCGCCAAGGAGATCGAGCACTTCATCCACATCATCACGGGTGTGGCTGTTTTCCTCGGCGTGACCTTCTTCATCCTGTCAATCATCCTGGGTTATTCCTGGCTGGAGGCTGTTATCTTCCTCATCGGTATCATTGTAGCTAATGTTCCTGAGGGACTGCTGGCTACAGTCACT gtgtgtctgaCACTGACCGCTAAGCGAATGGCTCGTAAGAACTGCCTGGTAAAGAACTTGGAGGCTGTGGAGACGCTGGGCTCCACCTCCACCATCTGCTCTGACAAGACAGGCACCCTGACCCAGAACAGGATGACCGTGGCCCACATGTGGTTCGACAACCAGATCCATGAGGCCGACACCACTGAGGACCAGTCTG GCTCCTCCTTCGACAAGAGCTCCACAACATGGGTGTCTTTGGCCCGCATTGCTGCCCTGTGCAACCGTGCTGCGTTCAAGGCTGGTCAGGAATCTTTACCCATCCTTAAGCGTGACGTGGCCGGCGATGCCTCAGAGTCAGCCCTGCTGAAGTGTATTGAGCTGTCCTGTGGTTCCGTCAAGACCATGAGGGACAAGAACAAGAAGGTGGCTGAGATACCCTTCAACTCTACAAACAAGTACCAG CTCTCAATTCACGAaagtgaggatgaaaatgacaaCCGCTACCTGCTGGTCATGAAGGGAGCTCCAGAGAGGATCCTCGACCGCTGCTCCACCATCATGCTACAGGGCAAAGAGCAGCCCATGGACGATGAGATGAAGGAGGCCTTCCAGAACGCCTATCTGGAACTGGGAGGACTGGGAGAGAGAGTACTGG GTTTCTGCCACCTGTTCATGCCAGAAGACAAGTACCCCAAAGGTTTTGCCTTTGACACAGATGACGTCAACTTCCAGACAGACAACCTTTGCTTTGTGGGCCTCATGTCCATGATTGACCCTCCCCGTGCTGCCGTCCCTGACGCCGTGGGCAAATGCCGCTCCGCTGGCATCAAG GTTATTATGGTGACTGGTGATCACCCAATCACAGCCAAAGCCATTGCTAAGGGTGTGGGTATTATCTCCGAGGGCAATGAGACAGTGGAAGACATCGCTGCACGCCTCAACATCCCCGTCAGCCAGGTCAACCCAAG GGATGCCAAGGCCTGTGTAATCCATGGTACAGATCTGAAAGACCTCTCTCAGGAGCAGATGGACGATATTTTGAGGAACCACACAGAGATCGTCTTCGCCAGAACCTCCCCACAACAGAAACTCATCATTGTAGAAGGCTGCCAAAGACAG GGTGCCATCGTGGCTGTGACAGGTGATGGTGTAAATGACTCTCCAGCCCTGAAGAAGGCTGACATCGGTGTTGCCATGGGAATCTCTGGCTCAGACGTGTCCAAACAAGCCGCTGACATGATCCTGCTGGACGACAACTTTGCTTCCATCGTCACTGGAGTAGAGGAAG GCCGTCTGATCTTTGACAACCTGAAGAAGTCCATCGCCTACACTCTGACCAGCAACATCCCAGAGATCACCCCCTTCCTGTTCTTCATCCTGGTCAATATCCCACTGCCTCTGGGCACCATCACCATCCTCTGCATTGACCTGGGAACTGACATG GTACCAGCCATCTCTCTCGCTTatgaggcagcagagagtgaCATCATGAAGCGCCAGCCCAGGAACCCACTGAGGGACAAACTGGTCAATGAGAGACTTATCAGTATCGCCTATGGACAGATTG GTATGATCCAAGCTCTTGGTGGCTTCTTTGCCTATTTTGTCATCATGGCTGAAAATGGTTTTCTGCCGTCTGTGCTTGTCGGCATCCGGCTCAACTGGGATGATCGCTCCAACAACGACCTGGAAGACAGCTACGGGCAGCAATGG ACCTATGAGCAGCGCAAGATTGTGGAGTTCACTTGCCACACAGCCTTCTTCGTCAGTATTGTGGTGGTACAGTGGGCAGATGTCATCATCTGCAAGACCAGACGTAACTCTGTGTTCCAGCAGGGCATGAG AAATAAGATTTTGATCTTTGGCCTGTTTGAGGAAACAGCTCTTGCTGCTTTCCTGTCCTACTGCCCCGGTATGGACCTGGCACTACGGATGTACCCACTCAA GCCCAGTTGGTGGTTCTGTGCGTTTCCGTACAGTTTCCTCATCTTTGTTTACGATGAGATCCGAAAACTCATCCTTCGCCGAAACCCCGGCG GCTGGGTGGAAAAAGAGACATACTATTAA